The proteins below come from a single Aphanothece sacrum FPU1 genomic window:
- a CDS encoding ATPase — protein sequence MDTFDVRSLIVTVDDLIFSHRGEHLDDIEQAILKGVFDHEKYAEIAKHTKRSEKYIKYVAGRLWQSLSSTLGEEVSKSNVKSSLQRYYSNFSHSNIINSIKINKGNICTGLSENELKQSNPEQQAKIEIATELMKEGLSIEQIARVLKLPLELVKEQIQK from the coding sequence ATGGACACATTTGATGTGCGATCGCTGATAGTAACAGTGGATGATCTGATATTCTCCCATCGAGGAGAACATTTAGATGATATTGAACAAGCTATCTTAAAAGGAGTATTTGACCATGAAAAATATGCAGAAATCGCTAAACATACTAAGCGTTCTGAGAAGTATATTAAATATGTGGCGGGTAGGTTATGGCAATCATTATCAAGCACATTAGGTGAAGAAGTTAGTAAGTCTAATGTTAAATCAAGTTTGCAGAGGTATTATTCTAATTTTTCTCATTCTAATATTATCAACAGTATAAAAATTAATAAGGGTAATATTTGCACAGGTTTATCAGAAAATGAATTAAAACAATCAAACCCTGAGCAACAAGCTAAAATAGAAATTGCAACTGAACTGATGAAAGAAGGTTTAAGTATTGAACAAATTGCCAGAGTATTGAAACTACCTTTAGAATTAGTAAAAGAGCAAATCCAAAAATAA
- a CDS encoding PstS family phosphate ABC transporter substrate-binding protein: protein MSINNCSSYFIKKLGLSIASVALLSACGQVSSKDIQSIKIDGSSTVNPITQAIVKYHKIQPSNKQFKEIKIDGEFSGTGGGFKKFCAGETDINAASRPISPEEMQACDKSEVRYIELPIAFDAITLVVNRKNKAIDTLTVVQLKTIWEPKAQVKITHWNQVDSAFPNQPLTLYGPDKKSGTYDYFTQAIMGQEQLSRQDYVFSADDEAIANGVIQDTNALGYFGFAYYQEHKDKLKAVAIDNGQGAMLPSRETVENGQYQPLARPLFIYVNAKKAQENPALEEFVKFYLDKAPELVSKIGYIPLPEEGYHLAKIHFQRLKVGTVFEGKHQTGLTIGDLLRKQAKF, encoded by the coding sequence ATGAGTATAAACAATTGTTCGAGTTATTTTATTAAAAAGCTGGGATTATCCATTGCTTCTGTTGCTTTACTTTCAGCTTGTGGGCAAGTTTCTTCAAAAGATATTCAATCAATTAAAATTGATGGTTCAAGTACGGTTAATCCCATTACTCAGGCAATTGTAAAATATCACAAAATCCAACCCTCTAATAAGCAATTTAAAGAGATTAAAATTGACGGGGAGTTTTCGGGTACTGGGGGAGGATTTAAGAAATTTTGTGCGGGAGAAACGGATATTAATGCAGCTTCTCGTCCTATTTCTCCTGAAGAAATGCAAGCTTGTGATAAATCAGAAGTACGCTATATTGAACTCCCTATCGCTTTTGATGCTATTACACTTGTTGTTAATCGGAAAAATAAAGCAATAGATACCTTAACAGTTGTTCAATTAAAAACAATTTGGGAACCTAAAGCGCAAGTAAAAATAACCCATTGGAATCAAGTTGATTCAGCTTTTCCCAATCAACCTTTAACCCTTTATGGCCCCGATAAAAAATCAGGAACTTATGATTATTTTACTCAAGCTATTATGGGTCAAGAACAACTGAGTCGTCAAGATTATGTGTTTAGTGCGGATGATGAAGCAATAGCTAATGGAGTGATTCAAGATACTAATGCTTTAGGTTATTTTGGTTTTGCGTATTACCAAGAACATAAAGATAAATTAAAAGCGGTGGCTATTGATAATGGTCAAGGGGCAATGTTACCATCAAGAGAAACCGTAGAGAATGGTCAATATCAACCTTTAGCAAGACCATTATTCATTTATGTTAATGCCAAAAAAGCCCAAGAAAATCCAGCCCTAGAAGAATTTGTTAAATTTTATCTAGACAAAGCCCCTGAATTAGTGAGTAAAATAGGTTATATCCCCTTACCCGAAGAAGGCTATCATTTAGCTAAAATTCACTTTCAACGCTTGAAAGTGGGAACTGTGTTTGAAGGGAAACATCAAACGGGTTTAACCATTGGGGATTTATTACGAAAACAAGCTAAATTTTAA
- a CDS encoding PEP-CTERM sorting domain-containing protein codes for MNLFTRLILFSSLSSVVSIFFLNTEAKAFTLNNLQVNVQITSPTQGQIFPNGSTVAGTGIASWTGTISTLDEKEPITLLFSYSLQHANKPVKSFTTQYTYASGLNLVPVGSGVLNVDDIAGPLSPGSYVTSMGAYFNGKLASDGLSWKVVPEPLTILGSATAMGFGAFFKRKLKPSKSTEKVS; via the coding sequence ATGAATCTTTTCACACGCTTGATACTCTTTAGTTCACTTTCTTCTGTGGTTAGTATTTTTTTTCTAAATACAGAAGCTAAAGCTTTCACCTTAAACAATTTGCAGGTAAACGTTCAAATTACCTCGCCTACTCAAGGTCAAATATTTCCTAACGGAAGTACTGTTGCCGGAACAGGTATTGCTTCGTGGACAGGTACAATAAGCACTCTTGATGAAAAGGAGCCTATTACACTACTTTTTAGCTACTCCTTGCAACATGCTAATAAACCAGTAAAATCATTTACAACTCAATATACATACGCTTCTGGTCTAAACTTAGTTCCCGTAGGATCGGGAGTACTTAATGTTGATGATATCGCAGGTCCACTTAGTCCTGGCAGTTATGTCACATCGATGGGTGCTTATTTTAACGGAAAACTTGCCAGTGATGGTCTTAGTTGGAAGGTTGTTCCCGAACCCCTAACCATACTAGGTTCAGCTACGGCTATGGGATTTGGTGCATTCTTTAAACGCAAACTAAAACCCTCTAAATCCACTGAAAAAGTAAGCTAA
- a CDS encoding hybrid sensor histidine kinase/response regulator yields MSPINSYQGNLLVVDDTPDNLRLLSAMLSEQGYKVRKALNGQMALNTIYQVPPDLILLDINMPQMNGYDVCQNLKSNEKTQEIPVIFISALDDVLDKVKAFKMGGVDYITKPFQTEEVIARIENQLTIQRQKKQLQQEVKERQKTEETLRIYLHAVSHDLRNPVLGMSMVLKNFLKKNKELQKQLIEIPETILEQMVSSCDRQLNLINSLVETQQFEMGGVSLNCQSLNLFSLTQQLASEWELILKEHQAILINNISADLPLINGDSDRLWRVFENLMANALKHNSQGIQLTLNAEVITTEESLSMIRCTLGDNGIGMSPQQAETLFERYHRGEVAKRTLGLGLGLYLCRQIIEAHGGKIGVLSQQNFGANFWFTLPITT; encoded by the coding sequence ATGTCTCCGATAAATTCTTATCAAGGTAATTTACTTGTTGTTGATGATACTCCAGACAATTTACGTCTCTTATCAGCTATGCTTTCTGAACAAGGATATAAGGTTCGTAAAGCACTTAATGGACAAATGGCTTTAAATACAATTTATCAGGTTCCTCCTGATCTGATTTTGTTGGATATTAATATGCCTCAAATGAATGGTTATGATGTTTGTCAAAATCTGAAAAGTAATGAGAAAACTCAAGAAATTCCAGTTATTTTTATTAGTGCGCTTGATGATGTTTTGGATAAGGTGAAAGCCTTTAAAATGGGAGGAGTAGATTATATTACTAAACCGTTTCAGACTGAAGAAGTTATCGCTCGTATTGAAAATCAATTAACTATTCAACGGCAAAAAAAGCAACTACAACAGGAAGTTAAGGAACGACAAAAAACGGAAGAAACGTTACGCATTTATCTTCATGCAGTTTCTCATGATTTGCGTAACCCCGTTTTAGGAATGTCCATGGTGTTAAAAAATTTCCTTAAAAAGAATAAAGAACTACAAAAACAACTGATAGAAATTCCTGAGACAATTTTAGAACAAATGGTGTCTAGTTGCGATCGTCAACTTAATTTGATTAATTCTTTAGTGGAAACTCAACAGTTTGAAATGGGGGGAGTTTCTCTTAACTGTCAATCTCTTAATTTATTTTCTTTGACTCAACAATTAGCCTCTGAATGGGAATTAATATTAAAGGAACATCAAGCAATTTTAATTAATAACATTTCTGCTGATTTACCATTAATTAATGGGGATAGCGATCGCTTATGGCGAGTGTTTGAAAATCTTATGGCTAATGCTCTTAAACACAATTCTCAGGGTATTCAATTAACCCTTAATGCAGAAGTCATAACTACAGAAGAATCTTTATCAATGATTCGTTGTACTTTAGGGGATAATGGCATAGGAATGAGTCCTCAACAAGCAGAAACTTTATTTGAACGTTATCATCGAGGGGAGGTCGCAAAAAGAACTTTAGGATTAGGTTTAGGCTTATACTTATGTCGTCAAATTATTGAAGCTCACGGCGGAAAAATTGGTGTGTTAAGTCAACAAAATTTCGGGGCTAATTTTTGGTTTACTCTACCAATTACAACATAA
- a CDS encoding type II toxin-antitoxin system VapC family toxin, which yields MTLYFLDSSALVKRYISETGSAWVLGLFDPTLNNEIFIAAIAKVEIVAAVTRRSRIGSISFTDATAISHQFRKDSHKDYQVIEITESIINSGMTLAETYGLRGYDAIQLAVGCAVNTLCLASGLPSITFVSADNELNVAVVSEGLLIENPNNHPF from the coding sequence ATGACACTTTACTTCTTAGATAGTAGCGCATTGGTTAAGCGTTATATTAGCGAAACTGGATCAGCTTGGGTATTAGGATTATTCGATCCTACTTTAAATAATGAAATATTCATTGCAGCAATTGCTAAGGTAGAGATTGTGGCTGCTGTTACGCGGCGATCGCGCATTGGAAGTATTAGTTTTACAGATGCAACAGCAATAAGTCACCAATTTAGAAAGGATTCCCATAAAGATTATCAAGTCATCGAAATTACTGAGAGTATAATTAATTCTGGAATGACATTAGCAGAAACTTATGGTTTAAGAGGCTATGATGCGATCCAATTAGCAGTAGGTTGTGCTGTTAATACACTTTGTCTGGCCAGTGGTTTACCTTCTATCACCTTTGTCTCGGCAGATAATGAGTTGAATGTCGCTGTGGTAAGTGAGGGATTGCTGATAGAAAATCCCAATAATCATCCGTTTTAA
- a CDS encoding PAS domain S-box protein produces MVVPQQASESVKIIEQLQAEIAALKAEQKNLRESEERWQLVLQGTNDGIWDWNLKSNEMFFSQRWKEMLGYQDEDLPNHIDTWKKLLHPNDQQRVMKVLQDHLEGKTSHYSVSFRLRCVDGSYKWILSRGQALWDEAGKPIRIAGSHADISERKEEQILLRSLLDCIPDLVFCKDPQGVYKMCNNAFESFVGHDRNEIIGKTDFELFSPEDALFFRQQDQIMIEQKQSRRNEEWVTYPDGSRRLLDTLKTPFCCADGNLMGSIGISRDITERKQREEAIKKQADRDGLLSNIARQLIDQDFNTAINFTLQALGKFTECDRSYIIHYNPKQRCWSMTHEWCNINIPSNIDNSQNICLEVFPWFSAQLLKGKPIRVNRLKDLPQDAIAEREAFENSLSPTVVVVPMVTAGQTVGYLGLEANLYKIWTREDVNLLKLVGELMAIAGGRSAAEEAQKESQARFAGILDNANEAIISIDEKQHITLFNHVAEKTFGYRADEILGKPFDLLIPNRFDATHQNYVNHFCDAPETARQMGGRRPVFGQHKNGTEFLAEVSISKIKLRGRTIFTAIIRDITERQKAEEALKEAKEAADAANRAKSEFLASMSHELRTPLNAILGFTQVMQRDMSLTEEQMQNLTIISRSGEHLLELINDILEMSKIEAGRTTFNDNSFDLYRLLDNLETMLRVKTEAKGIQLIFERIQEVPQYVHTDEGKLRQVLINLLGNAIKFTEEGGVILRVKSGVKGEGHKISLSFEIEDTGPGIAPEEIEQLFEAFGQTETGRNSQEGTGLGLPISQKFIKLMGGDITVSSILGRGSLFAFSIEGKLAQASEVKIIKPVRKVIGLAPGQPQYRILAVDDRLESRILLVKLLSSLGFHVRQASNGQEALEIWESWEPHLIWMDMRMPVIDGYKATQRIKATTKGQATVIIALTASAFEEERNVVLSAGCDDFMRKPFREEVLWEKIAQHLGVRYIYEETKLDKHKSKDQNYPPESTSVIVHHCLSQMSRQWIRDLHQAALECSDDGILELITQIPPDHQLLAIALQDWAQNFQFDSVIKLTESCDQKS; encoded by the coding sequence ATGGTAGTTCCCCAACAAGCATCAGAATCAGTTAAAATTATTGAACAACTGCAAGCAGAAATTGCCGCATTAAAAGCTGAGCAAAAAAACTTAAGAGAAAGTGAAGAACGCTGGCAATTAGTATTACAAGGGACTAATGATGGTATTTGGGATTGGAACCTGAAAAGCAATGAAATGTTTTTTTCCCAACGTTGGAAAGAGATGTTAGGTTATCAAGACGAAGACTTACCCAATCATATTGATACCTGGAAAAAATTACTTCATCCTAACGATCAGCAACGGGTGATGAAAGTGTTACAAGATCATCTTGAGGGTAAAACTTCTCATTACAGTGTCTCCTTTCGGTTACGTTGTGTTGATGGTAGTTATAAATGGATTCTTTCGCGGGGTCAAGCTTTATGGGATGAAGCAGGTAAACCCATCAGGATAGCCGGTTCTCATGCAGATATTAGTGAACGTAAAGAAGAACAGATATTATTACGTTCCTTATTAGATTGTATCCCAGATTTAGTATTTTGTAAAGATCCTCAAGGGGTCTATAAAATGTGTAATAATGCTTTTGAAAGTTTCGTCGGACATGATCGCAACGAGATTATTGGTAAGACAGATTTTGAACTATTTTCCCCGGAAGATGCCCTATTTTTTCGGCAACAAGATCAGATTATGATCGAGCAGAAACAGTCCCGTCGTAACGAAGAATGGGTTACTTATCCTGATGGGAGTCGTCGTCTGTTAGATACGCTGAAAACGCCCTTTTGCTGTGCCGATGGTAACTTAATGGGATCTATTGGTATTAGTCGGGATATTACAGAACGCAAACAACGAGAAGAAGCGATCAAAAAACAAGCGGATCGAGATGGTTTACTGAGCAATATTGCACGACAACTCATTGACCAAGATTTTAATACTGCCATTAATTTTACCCTACAAGCATTAGGAAAATTTACCGAATGCGATCGCAGTTATATCATTCATTACAATCCGAAGCAACGATGTTGGAGTATGACCCACGAATGGTGTAATATTAATATTCCTTCTAATATTGACAATTCGCAAAACATATGCTTAGAAGTCTTTCCCTGGTTTTCTGCTCAACTACTTAAAGGAAAACCGATCCGTGTCAACCGTCTCAAGGATCTTCCTCAAGATGCGATCGCCGAAAGAGAAGCTTTTGAAAATAGTCTGAGTCCTACGGTGGTGGTAGTTCCCATGGTAACAGCCGGCCAAACTGTCGGTTATCTGGGTTTAGAAGCGAATCTCTATAAAATCTGGACCAGAGAAGACGTTAATCTCCTAAAATTAGTGGGAGAATTAATGGCCATCGCGGGGGGCCGTTCTGCGGCTGAAGAAGCGCAAAAAGAGTCTCAAGCAAGGTTTGCGGGAATTTTAGATAATGCTAATGAGGCCATTATTTCTATTGACGAAAAACAACATATTACCCTATTTAATCATGTGGCTGAAAAAACTTTTGGTTATCGGGCCGATGAAATATTAGGAAAACCCTTTGATTTACTAATTCCTAATCGCTTTGATGCTACCCATCAAAACTATGTTAATCATTTTTGTGACGCACCTGAAACTGCCCGACAAATGGGAGGCCGTCGTCCTGTTTTTGGCCAACATAAAAACGGTACAGAATTTTTAGCAGAAGTATCTATTTCTAAAATTAAATTGAGGGGACGTACCATTTTTACGGCTATTATTAGGGACATTACAGAGCGTCAAAAAGCCGAAGAAGCTCTTAAAGAAGCTAAAGAAGCGGCCGACGCTGCTAACCGTGCTAAAAGCGAATTTCTCGCTAGTATGAGCCATGAATTACGCACTCCTCTCAATGCTATTCTCGGTTTTACTCAGGTGATGCAAAGAGATATGAGTCTAACGGAAGAACAGATGCAAAATTTAACCATTATTTCCCGTAGTGGAGAACATTTATTAGAGTTAATTAATGACATTCTAGAGATGTCTAAAATTGAGGCGGGACGTACCACCTTTAATGATAATAGTTTTGATTTGTATCGTCTTTTAGATAATTTAGAGACGATGTTACGGGTTAAAACTGAAGCTAAGGGCATACAATTAATTTTTGAGCGGATTCAAGAGGTTCCCCAATATGTCCACACTGATGAAGGAAAACTACGTCAAGTTTTGATCAATTTGTTAGGAAATGCCATCAAGTTTACGGAAGAAGGAGGGGTTATTTTACGAGTTAAATCAGGAGTTAAAGGGGAGGGGCATAAAATTAGTTTAAGCTTTGAAATAGAGGATACGGGGCCAGGTATTGCACCTGAAGAAATAGAGCAATTATTTGAAGCTTTTGGACAAACTGAAACAGGCCGAAATTCTCAGGAAGGAACAGGGTTAGGATTGCCCATTAGTCAAAAGTTTATCAAACTAATGGGAGGAGATATTACGGTTAGTAGTATTTTGGGCCGTGGCAGTTTATTTGCCTTTAGTATTGAGGGTAAGTTAGCTCAAGCAAGTGAGGTTAAAATAATTAAACCTGTGCGTAAAGTGATTGGTTTAGCTCCTGGCCAGCCGCAATATCGTATCCTAGCAGTAGATGATCGTTTAGAAAGTCGTATTTTATTGGTTAAGCTGTTATCTTCCCTGGGATTTCATGTTCGTCAAGCAAGTAATGGACAAGAAGCTTTAGAGATTTGGGAAAGTTGGGAACCTCATTTAATTTGGATGGATATGCGAATGCCTGTAATTGATGGATATAAGGCGACTCAACGCATTAAAGCAACGACAAAAGGTCAAGCAACTGTGATTATTGCTTTAACTGCAAGTGCTTTTGAAGAGGAGAGAAATGTGGTTTTATCGGCCGGATGTGATGATTTTATGCGTAAACCTTTTCGAGAGGAGGTACTGTGGGAGAAAATTGCTCAACATCTGGGAGTTCGCTATATTTATGAGGAAACCAAACTCGATAAGCACAAATCTAAGGATCAAAACTATCCACCAGAGTCAACATCTGTTATTGTTCATCATTGTTTGTCACAAATGTCTCGTCAATGGATTCGTGATCTTCATCAAGCTGCTCTCGAATGTAGTGATGATGGCATACTAGAACTGATTACTCAAATTCCCCCAGATCATCAACTTTTAGCGATCGCGCTTCAAGATTGGGCCCAGAATTTTCAGTTTGATAGTGTTATAAAATTGACTGAATCTTGTGACCAAAAATCCTAA
- a CDS encoding manganese efflux pump MntP, with the protein MELLNTTFLSIGLAADAFAVSVTSGCLIQHIKINKALKIALFFGVFQGVMPLIGWITGLTFRNLLSNFDHWIAFILLSFIGGKMIYEAFQLEDDKKFNPLDNYTLFALAIATSIDALATGFSLSLLESSIFFACTLIGLITFSLSFIGVFIGHKFGSIFNQKIEIIGGLTLIAIGSKILIEDLMQIS; encoded by the coding sequence ATGGAATTACTCAATACAACTTTTTTATCAATTGGGTTAGCGGCGGATGCTTTTGCTGTTTCTGTAACCAGTGGCTGTCTAATTCAACATATTAAGATTAATAAGGCGTTAAAAATTGCTTTATTCTTTGGTGTATTTCAAGGTGTTATGCCTTTAATTGGTTGGATAACTGGACTGACTTTTAGAAATCTTTTATCTAATTTTGATCACTGGATAGCCTTTATTTTATTATCTTTTATTGGCGGAAAAATGATTTATGAAGCTTTTCAATTAGAAGATGATAAAAAGTTTAATCCTCTTGATAATTATACTTTATTTGCTTTAGCGATCGCTACGAGTATTGATGCTTTAGCTACAGGGTTTAGTCTATCTTTATTAGAGTCTTCTATTTTTTTTGCTTGTACTTTAATTGGATTAATTACTTTTTCTTTATCGTTTATTGGTGTATTTATTGGTCACAAGTTTGGCAGTATTTTTAATCAAAAAATAGAAATTATAGGTGGACTAACCTTGATTGCTATTGGCAGTAAAATATTGATAGAAGATTTAATGCAAATTAGTTAA
- a CDS encoding type II toxin-antitoxin system RelE/ParE family toxin produces MTALVWSPAFKRQLKRLLRQNPQIREVVAQTLQQLTDDPFYPSLRTHKLKGQLEGKWSCSIDYSYRIVFKFVENSDLKTEDILLLAIGSHDEVY; encoded by the coding sequence ATGACAGCATTAGTCTGGAGTCCAGCTTTTAAACGTCAACTTAAACGATTATTGCGTCAAAATCCGCAGATAAGAGAAGTTGTTGCACAAACCCTACAACAATTAACGGACGATCCCTTTTATCCTAGCTTACGCACTCACAAACTCAAAGGACAACTTGAGGGGAAATGGTCATGTTCAATTGATTATAGCTATCGTATTGTTTTTAAGTTTGTTGAAAATTCTGATTTAAAAACCGAAGATATTTTACTATTAGCAATTGGTTCTCATGATGAGGTTTACTGA
- a CDS encoding Uma2 family endonuclease — protein sequence MVTNRQFFYISPEIYLEGERVSPIKHEYRRGEVYAMVGAKKSHIVLGTNLATLLNIHLANSPCLVLTSDIKVRLEEANCYYYPDIAVVCDEMEINNTDDFILYPVLIIEVLSKSTQAFDRGDKFTDYQTCPTLKEYVLVHQNQQKVECFRRDKSGIWTEKIYEKGDKVEFKSVNYCGEIENIYRKIPGLERVD from the coding sequence ATGGTAACTAATCGTCAATTTTTTTATATATCTCCAGAAATATATCTAGAAGGGGAGAGAGTCAGTCCTATTAAGCATGAATATCGACGAGGAGAGGTTTATGCAATGGTGGGTGCGAAAAAATCTCATATTGTTTTAGGAACAAATTTAGCAACCTTGTTAAATATTCATCTTGCAAATAGTCCCTGTCTGGTTCTAACTTCAGATATTAAGGTCAGATTAGAAGAAGCAAATTGTTATTATTATCCTGATATTGCAGTTGTTTGCGATGAAATGGAAATTAATAATACCGATGATTTTATTCTTTATCCTGTCCTTATAATTGAAGTATTATCAAAATCTACACAAGCATTTGATAGAGGAGATAAATTCACTGATTATCAAACTTGTCCGACTTTAAAAGAATATGTTCTCGTTCACCAAAACCAACAAAAAGTTGAATGTTTTCGACGTGATAAATCAGGAATTTGGACAGAAAAAATTTATGAAAAAGGAGATAAGGTAGAATTTAAAAGTGTGAATTATTGTGGTGAAATTGAGAATATCTATCGTAAAATTCCTGGATTAGAACGAGTTGATTAA
- a CDS encoding cation:proton antiporter domain-containing protein, translated as MIDLISVFAAAAVGGLLASLLGQPIILGYLLAGIIAGPFELGIIKDYAQVETVAELGVTFLLFTIGVEFSFAELKKVQRISLGGGGLQIFLTISLTLLVSLTLGWVTSVPQGIFLGEIISLSSTAVVLKALMEQNETATAHGQVMLGILIVQDLALGLMLAVLPALNQPVEELGIAIAIALLKLLLFALGAIAVGKWLIPPLLQLLAKTESKELFLLGVVTLCLLIAMFTGEIGLSTEMGAFVAGLMISEVEYVDQTLDAVESLRDICVAAFFAAIGVLIDPFFLWDNLPLILGLVAFVIIAKFVIVTPLVVLFRYPIKTAIISGLGLAQIGEFSFVLAEKGQEFGLVTEQVYMLILGTTAMTLIVTPFVLRLLPGFLARGESLPWLKSWLAKADAPLEVAEDLPFEDHVVVCGYGRVGSNIVKLLSDRNYRVLVIEQSQQQIEMLRNNNIPYIYGNAASVHVLEKASISQAKGMAIALPDPISSRLCLKRALKINPELDLVVRANQNEDIELFYQLGAKEVVQPEFEASLELSTHLCVGLGLPLSEVQQDIRQIRASHYLTLRPGRSKEEVSRELMEATKTMSRKWYSLPLNSPLVGKSLEEVQPRRLTGAILVTVKRSSGEKLDYPDSQTTFCEGDKLLLVGDGDELVKFDDLALGKIAIAIS; from the coding sequence ATGATCGATTTAATATCCGTCTTTGCCGCAGCAGCAGTGGGCGGTTTACTGGCCTCATTATTAGGACAACCCATTATTTTAGGGTATTTACTCGCAGGAATTATTGCAGGGCCATTTGAGTTGGGCATAATTAAAGATTATGCTCAGGTAGAGACAGTAGCAGAATTAGGAGTAACCTTTTTACTGTTTACTATTGGTGTAGAATTTTCCTTTGCTGAATTGAAAAAAGTTCAGCGAATTAGTTTAGGAGGAGGGGGTCTGCAAATATTCCTGACTATCTCCTTAACGCTTCTGGTTTCCCTGACTTTGGGATGGGTAACATCTGTACCACAAGGCATCTTTTTAGGAGAAATCATCTCTCTGTCTTCTACGGCCGTCGTCCTCAAAGCTTTGATGGAGCAAAACGAAACCGCCACCGCTCACGGACAAGTCATGTTAGGAATACTCATTGTCCAAGACTTAGCCTTGGGATTAATGTTAGCCGTATTACCTGCTTTGAATCAACCCGTCGAAGAACTTGGGATAGCCATCGCCATTGCCTTACTCAAACTTCTATTATTTGCTTTAGGGGCGATCGCCGTAGGAAAATGGTTAATTCCTCCCTTATTACAATTATTGGCTAAAACAGAAAGTAAAGAACTGTTTTTGTTAGGGGTTGTGACCCTATGTCTGCTTATTGCCATGTTCACAGGTGAAATCGGACTATCGACTGAAATGGGGGCATTTGTGGCTGGGCTAATGATTTCTGAGGTAGAGTATGTTGACCAAACTCTAGATGCAGTAGAGTCCTTACGAGATATTTGTGTCGCTGCCTTTTTTGCGGCTATTGGGGTATTAATTGATCCGTTCTTTCTTTGGGATAATTTACCCCTGATCTTGGGCTTAGTGGCCTTTGTTATTATCGCTAAATTTGTGATTGTAACTCCCTTAGTCGTCCTGTTTCGCTATCCAATTAAAACAGCCATTATTTCCGGTTTGGGACTGGCACAAATAGGCGAATTTTCCTTTGTCTTGGCCGAAAAAGGCCAGGAATTTGGCTTAGTCACCGAACAAGTTTATATGCTAATCTTAGGAACAACGGCTATGACTTTGATCGTTACTCCCTTTGTTCTACGACTGTTACCTGGTTTCTTGGCCAGAGGTGAGTCTTTACCCTGGTTAAAGTCTTGGTTAGCGAAGGCAGATGCTCCTTTAGAAGTGGCAGAAGATTTACCCTTTGAGGATCATGTGGTCGTTTGTGGTTATGGACGAGTGGGTAGTAATATTGTCAAATTGTTAAGCGATCGCAACTATCGGGTTTTAGTCATCGAACAGTCCCAACAACAAATTGAAATGCTGCGCAATAATAATATTCCCTATATTTATGGCAATGCTGCCAGTGTCCATGTTCTTGAAAAAGCCAGCATCAGTCAAGCCAAGGGAATGGCGATCGCCTTACCTGATCCCATCAGTAGTCGTTTATGTTTGAAACGGGCCCTAAAAATTAATCCGGAGCTTGATCTCGTAGTGCGAGCGAATCAAAATGAAGACATCGAACTGTTTTATCAATTGGGGGCCAAAGAAGTGGTACAGCCCGAATTTGAGGCCAGTTTAGAACTTTCGACTCATCTTTGTGTTGGACTAGGACTGCCTTTGTCTGAAGTGCAACAAGACATCCGACAGATCAGAGCTTCTCACTATCTTACTCTGCGGCCGGGACGATCTAAAGAGGAGGTTTCCAGGGAGTTAATGGAAGCTACCAAGACAATGAGCAGAAAATGGTATTCTTTACCCCTTAATTCGCCTCTGGTGGGCAAATCTCTTGAAGAAGTCCAACCCCGTCGTCTCACAGGTGCAATCTTGGTGACGGTCAAGCGTTCTAGTGGGGAAAAGCTCGATTATCCCGATAGTCAAACGACCTTCTGCGAAGGAGACAAACTCTTATTGGTGGGAGATGGGGATGAATTAGTCAAATTCGATGATTTAGCCCTGGGAAAAATTGCGATCGCAATTTCCTAA